GTGGGGACGTGTGATGGAGGGAGCCGGCGAGGACCCCTACCTTGCCAGTATCCTCTCAGCAGCCAGAGTACGCGGGTTTCAAGGCGAAAATCTCGCCGATGAGAAAACGATTGCGGCCTGCGCCAAACACTTTGCGGGCTATGCTTTTGCCGAATCAGGCAAAGACTACAACAACGTGGACATCAGCAATGCTACACTACACAACGTCATTCTGCCTCCATTCAAGGCAAGTACCGCAGCAGGCGCAGCGACCTACATGAACTCCTTCAATACCATCCAAGGCCTCCCCGCCTCGGCCAACGCGTACATCCAACGACAATTGCTCAAAGGAGACTGGGGGTTTGACGGGTTTGTCGTCTCGGACTGGAACAGCATCGGCGAAATGGTCGCACACGGAGCAGCGCCTGACCTCAAAGAGGCCGCCAACATGGCCATACACGCGGGATCAGACATGGACATGGAAGGCAATGCCTACACCAACTTCCTCGCCGAACTGGTAGAAGAAGGCAAAGTAGACACCAAAATCATCGACGATGCAGTCAGACGGGTATTGACCGTCAAATACCGTCTGGGACTCTTCGAAGACCCCTACAAGTACTCCAACACAGAATGGGAGAAAAACACCCTCTACAGCCTGGGCAACAAATCTGCCGCACGCAAAGTCGCCAGAGAATCCATCGTCTTACTCAAAAATGAGGGAAAACAACTCCCGATCGGCGAATCAATCAAATCCATCGCAGTGATCGGACCACTGGCCGATGACAAAGATGCTCCTCTAGGCAACTGGAGAGCTGATGCGATCGCCAACTCGGCGGTATCTGTACTCGAAGGCATCAAAGCCCGAGCTGGCAAAGACGTCACCATCAACTACGCCAAAGGCTGTGACCTTGTCATCAGCGAGAGAACCTTTGCAGGGGAAATTCAATTCAATACCACCGATCGATCGGGATTTGCAGCGGCAGTAGCTGCGGCCAAAAAATCCGAAATCGTGCTGCTAGCCATTGGTGAAGATTGTTTCCAATCGGGAGAAGGCAGAAGCCAAGCGGACATCGGACTCAAAGGCCTGCAAATGGAACTGTTCGACGCGATCTATGCTGTGAATCCCAACATTGTCATAGTGCTGATGAACGGACGACCAGTCGCTATCCCTGAGTTAGACGCCAAAGCTCCCGCAATTCTAGAGACTTGGTTCTTGGGCTCAGAGGCGGGGCATGCCATCGCCGATGTAGTATTCGGAGCGCACAACCCTTCGGGCAAACTCCCGATGACTTTCCCTAGGAGCAACGGACAGATCCCTATCTACTACAACTACATGAACACGGGTAGACCCGGCCCTAAGAACGAGGTATTCTGGTCACACTACACCGACCAAAGCAATGATCCGTTGTACCCCTTTGGATACGGACTGAGCTACACAGATTTTGCGTACGACAACCTGACTGTAGACAGCAGCGACCCGCGCGCGATTCAAGTCTCCGTCACACTGACCAATACTGGTTTGGTAACTGGCACAGAAGTCGCCCAACTCTACATTCGAGATCAATTTGCTAGTCTTGTGAGACCTATCAAAGAACTCAAAGGTTTTCAAAAAGTGACTTTAGAATCAGGTGAATCCAAAGACTTGACTTTCACTCTAACAGAAAAAGAATTGGGTTTCTATGACAATGAAGGCAACTACCAAGTGGAGGACGGCATGTTTGACGTGATGGTCGGTACCAATTCTACGGACTTACTCACAGAGACGTTCCTATTGACAGCAGAAGCTGTTCAGTAAACAAAAATCGCGCTTAGTTTAGACCGTTATTCCTTGGCATGTGGCACACTGGCTAATACATAGTCTGTGTGCCACATTATATCAGGTTATACAATGATGAAATTGCTTCTTTAGACCCCAAACGATACAAGCATGAAAAATACGATACAGATTATTACCCCCCTATTGCTGGCGCTACTGCTGCTCTCGCAATGCAAAGAGGAGAACACTACGCAACTCAAAGGGCACGTCACCGATGCCTACACAGGAGAGACACTGTCAGGTGTCCAGATTGTACTCCTAGAAAATGGGGCGTCCACTACTACCAGTGCAAACGGGACTTTTGCGTTTGACCCCATGGATGTAACCTCCCTCTCTACCCCTCTCGTAGGCTTGAAGTTGACCTTAGCAGGCTATCGTCCGCTCGAAATCAACGCCACGATAGATACAAACAACGACATCCAGCTATCCCCCGCTGACATCCCTGTCTACTTCTACCATCAGCCCGTACAGCTGAGTGATGGTATCACTACAGGTACGGTTCAGGGCCTGGACATGGATCAGCAACTCATTCAAAACCTGATGGACAGACTCGTCAGGGACCAATACGAAGAAATCCACAGCCTTCTCATCTACAAGGACGATCTCTTGGTAGTCGAGGAGTACTACTATGGCAACAACGATACGATTGATTTTGAAGGAGGAGTGGTCGTCGATCACCAACCTGCCCCCATCCAGTGGTCTCGCGAGGACAAGCACTATGTAGCCTCCACCAACAAAGCACTGACAGGCACGGTCGCAGGAATGGTTTTGGCAGAAAAAGGGATCAGTACCGACGAGGCTATCTCACAGTATCTACCCGACTATGCCTCTTATTTCACAGACCCCAACAAAGCGAAAGTCACCCTACATCACTGCCTCAACATGACGGCAGGTTTCCAATGGGATGAGTGGTCTGACAATGACCTCAAAGACCTCTGGAAGTCCCAAGATTTTGCAGACTTTGTCCTCTCAAGGGACAACCTATCTCCCGACTCTGAGTGGAGGTACAACAGCGCCCTGCCCAACCTCATGCTCAAAGCCCTGACCAACATAGTCAATCAAGACATCAGAGACTGGGCCGACGAACACTTCTACCAAGCCCTAGGCATCACAGATTACACCTGGCAATCCCAGCCTGACGGCACTCCCGAGGGCTCTGCACGCATGTACCTCCGCCCCAGAGACATGCTCAAAATCGGCATCACACTGCTCAATAATGGGCAATGGGATGGCCAACAAGTCATACCCCAAGCATGGGTCGCTCAATGTCTAGAAGTACAAGAAAACACCGACTCTGGTGAGTATAGTCACGGGTTTTGGTTGAGGTCACTGGATGGGGTCAACTACCTGTCGGCAGAGGGTGATGGAGGCAACTTCATCAATGTATTTCCAGAACAAAACATGGTCGTCGTGATGACCCAAGGCAACTACCTCAAGTGGCCTATATACATCAACCAAATGGACGACATGTTAGAGAACTACATTTTCCCAGCATTGTAATGCATTTTGCTGTTCCGTATACATTCTAAATCGTGACACTAACTCAAGATTTAGAATATGTACAGCACAAAAAAAGAAACGGTTGGATAACAAAGTCTTTGAGCTTGCGCAAGCAAGGGGCAGAAGTAAAGGTAACACATGATCCAGCTTGCGCAAGCAAAGGGGCACGCTTGCGCAAGTTCAACCCTTTGGTTGCGCAAGCTTCAGCAATGATCAGTAGGTCCAGTTGATAAAAGAAAACCGAGCAGGTTTATACATAGCCGAGATTCTTGCATCACGAACCTAGACGCTTGATTTTCCTGATCCGATCAGCATACTGCTATGCTAATGCTCCTGCGCATCTCCTGCTCCTCGTGGGTAACGAATGCTCTCGACCATCTCTTGCACTTCCTCAGGTGGTGCAGGGTAAAAGCGAGAAATGGCAAACGACACCACCAAGTTGACCGCCATAGCTACCGAACCAAAGCCCTCGGGTGATATCCCAAACCACCAATCCTCAGGCGTCCCTCCTCCAAAACCTTGAAGCTTGTACTTGACCATATAAAACAGCATCAACAGCGTGCCGACGACCATTCCTGCGACAGCTCCCTCTTTGTTCATCCGCTTGTCAAAGATCCCCATCACGATGGCTGGAAAAAACGACGCAGCAGCCAAACCAAACGCCAGAGCTACTGTAGCCGCGACAAAGCCCGGA
The DNA window shown above is from Reichenbachiella sp. 5M10 and carries:
- the bglX gene encoding beta-glucosidase BglX, translating into MNPSKQTHPCMALREAPSTKTPTHYLTKRLIQAFLSLTLGLFLCACGSRPVESNEEEIFVSDLLDQMTLEEKIGQLHQITSQWNMTGPAPEYAQGHEERLKSGFVGSMLNVIGAEATLNAQKLVVENSRLGIPLIFGYDVIHGYRTMFPVPLGEAASWDPEVVKLSASIAALESAAAGLHWTFAPMMDVGRDARWGRVMEGAGEDPYLASILSAARVRGFQGENLADEKTIAACAKHFAGYAFAESGKDYNNVDISNATLHNVILPPFKASTAAGAATYMNSFNTIQGLPASANAYIQRQLLKGDWGFDGFVVSDWNSIGEMVAHGAAPDLKEAANMAIHAGSDMDMEGNAYTNFLAELVEEGKVDTKIIDDAVRRVLTVKYRLGLFEDPYKYSNTEWEKNTLYSLGNKSAARKVARESIVLLKNEGKQLPIGESIKSIAVIGPLADDKDAPLGNWRADAIANSAVSVLEGIKARAGKDVTINYAKGCDLVISERTFAGEIQFNTTDRSGFAAAVAAAKKSEIVLLAIGEDCFQSGEGRSQADIGLKGLQMELFDAIYAVNPNIVIVLMNGRPVAIPELDAKAPAILETWFLGSEAGHAIADVVFGAHNPSGKLPMTFPRSNGQIPIYYNYMNTGRPGPKNEVFWSHYTDQSNDPLYPFGYGLSYTDFAYDNLTVDSSDPRAIQVSVTLTNTGLVTGTEVAQLYIRDQFASLVRPIKELKGFQKVTLESGESKDLTFTLTEKELGFYDNEGNYQVEDGMFDVMVGTNSTDLLTETFLLTAEAVQ
- a CDS encoding serine hydrolase encodes the protein MKNTIQIITPLLLALLLLSQCKEENTTQLKGHVTDAYTGETLSGVQIVLLENGASTTTSANGTFAFDPMDVTSLSTPLVGLKLTLAGYRPLEINATIDTNNDIQLSPADIPVYFYHQPVQLSDGITTGTVQGLDMDQQLIQNLMDRLVRDQYEEIHSLLIYKDDLLVVEEYYYGNNDTIDFEGGVVVDHQPAPIQWSREDKHYVASTNKALTGTVAGMVLAEKGISTDEAISQYLPDYASYFTDPNKAKVTLHHCLNMTAGFQWDEWSDNDLKDLWKSQDFADFVLSRDNLSPDSEWRYNSALPNLMLKALTNIVNQDIRDWADEHFYQALGITDYTWQSQPDGTPEGSARMYLRPRDMLKIGITLLNNGQWDGQQVIPQAWVAQCLEVQENTDSGEYSHGFWLRSLDGVNYLSAEGDGGNFINVFPEQNMVVVMTQGNYLKWPIYINQMDDMLENYIFPAL